The following proteins are encoded in a genomic region of Cyclonatronum proteinivorum:
- the hemG gene encoding protoporphyrinogen oxidase yields the protein MQLRCNTLIAGAGISGLTAAFYITQKDPETFVLFDGNKPGGAISTLHRDGWTLETGPNTIVLTNTYLNKLIADLNLEPELLTADRVAGNRFIVRNKTLIPLPGGPGAFLKTPLFSTKAKLRLFAEPFIKRGTNPDESLANFVRRRLGEEFLTYAINPFVAGVYAGNPENLSARLAFPMLTVLEQKYGSLIKGQFRIKPEDRKPGDLPRAKAPMVTFKQGNQTLTDRMAAALGDRLKPQSRITRITKHVGTDARFEIETQSGNLYRCQQLLLTLPLHALRNVSWEGFGNENPAKLLPEVTHPPLNVVHLGFRREAVRHPLDGFGMLIPEAENMQILGCLFNSSLFPDRTPDDKQFVLLTCFIGGSRNPDFAMESEADVYRRVLEDISQLLGTRGEPALKHLTRWPKAIPQYSTSYQQVYEALERMEQKHSGLHFLGNFRNGIAVPDCVRNAMRFAENFTPATTT from the coding sequence ATGCAACTAAGGTGCAATACACTAATAGCAGGTGCAGGTATCAGCGGACTCACAGCTGCCTTTTACATCACCCAAAAAGATCCCGAAACTTTTGTACTCTTCGACGGGAATAAGCCGGGCGGCGCGATTTCTACCCTGCATCGCGACGGCTGGACGCTCGAAACCGGACCCAACACCATCGTTCTCACCAACACCTACCTGAATAAGCTCATTGCCGACCTGAACCTTGAACCCGAACTACTCACCGCTGACCGCGTTGCCGGGAACCGTTTTATCGTACGGAATAAAACCCTGATTCCGCTACCCGGCGGACCCGGAGCTTTCTTGAAAACGCCGCTCTTCAGCACCAAAGCCAAGCTCCGGCTTTTTGCCGAGCCCTTCATCAAAAGGGGCACCAATCCCGATGAGTCGCTTGCCAATTTCGTGCGCCGCCGTCTCGGGGAAGAGTTTCTAACCTATGCCATCAACCCGTTCGTGGCCGGCGTGTATGCGGGCAATCCGGAGAATTTATCCGCACGCCTTGCTTTTCCGATGCTCACCGTGCTCGAACAAAAGTACGGCTCCCTGATCAAAGGACAATTCCGAATCAAGCCGGAGGATCGCAAACCCGGCGACCTGCCCCGTGCAAAAGCGCCAATGGTAACTTTCAAACAGGGAAATCAGACCCTCACCGACCGCATGGCCGCGGCACTCGGGGACAGACTCAAGCCGCAATCACGCATCACGCGCATCACCAAACACGTGGGCACCGATGCCCGATTTGAAATTGAAACGCAATCCGGAAACCTGTACCGGTGTCAGCAGCTTTTGCTCACCCTGCCGCTTCATGCCCTGCGCAACGTAAGCTGGGAAGGTTTCGGAAATGAAAACCCGGCAAAGCTGTTACCGGAAGTCACACATCCCCCGCTGAATGTCGTGCACCTCGGATTTCGCCGCGAAGCTGTCCGGCACCCGCTCGATGGCTTCGGCATGCTCATCCCTGAAGCTGAAAACATGCAGATTCTGGGGTGTCTGTTCAACAGCAGCCTCTTCCCGGACCGCACCCCCGACGACAAGCAATTCGTGCTTTTGACCTGTTTTATCGGCGGCAGCCGGAATCCCGACTTTGCCATGGAAAGCGAAGCCGATGTGTACCGGCGCGTTCTCGAAGACATCAGTCAGTTACTCGGCACACGGGGCGAACCCGCACTCAAACATCTCACACGCTGGCCCAAAGCCATTCCGCAATACAGCACAAGCTATCAGCAGGTTTACGAAGCGCTCGAACGTATGGAGCAAAAACATAGCGGACTCCACTTTCTCGGCAACTTCAGAAACGGCATAGCGGTGCCGGACTGCGTGCGCAACGCCATGCGGTTTGCCGAAAATTTTACCCCGGCAACAACAACCTGA
- the relB gene encoding type II toxin-antitoxin system RelB family antitoxin — protein sequence MSITIRLDSVLKKRLHKLAKQTGRTKSSFVRQALEEKLDDLEDLYVAERRLEQPESKNWSLEQLERRDDLEG from the coding sequence ATGTCAATCACAATCAGACTGGACTCAGTTTTAAAAAAGCGGCTTCATAAACTTGCCAAACAGACCGGTCGTACCAAATCATCTTTTGTCCGTCAGGCGCTGGAAGAAAAATTGGATGATCTGGAAGATTTGTATGTAGCTGAACGTCGCCTTGAGCAACCCGAAAGCAAAAACTGGAGTTTGGAACAATTAGAGCGGAGAGATGACCTGGAGGGTTGA
- a CDS encoding T9SS type A sorting domain-containing protein → MRLTFTFLQKLAVAVLLMASVSFASANAQGILPPDEPGMLQELPLVFNVDTDVVDWEGFTMFPFEGAGLERIENPDRTGLNTTEFVVQYKKGGAGEGGQPWAGFFYHTDEIMEITDDAVFRMKVWSPRADINAMLKFELKQFPDVGTPDMFTPITAANQWVELEWDVSGVDRTAPWDRVVVIMDLDGGAGDAGDNFTWFLDDFEFDNGSATSTERYADVPRDLQLMQNYPNPFNPTTNISFALPQSGHAQLEVFDMLGQRVAVLVNETLSAGAHTAVFDASNLSSGVYLYRLQAGNQVQTRKLTVVK, encoded by the coding sequence ATGCGTTTAACATTTACTTTTTTACAAAAACTTGCGGTAGCTGTCTTGTTGATGGCTTCTGTTTCTTTTGCTTCGGCTAACGCTCAGGGAATACTTCCGCCAGATGAGCCCGGAATGTTACAGGAGTTGCCGCTCGTATTTAACGTTGATACGGATGTTGTAGACTGGGAAGGCTTTACCATGTTTCCGTTTGAAGGGGCAGGCCTCGAGCGTATTGAGAATCCGGACAGAACCGGACTTAACACCACAGAGTTTGTGGTACAATACAAGAAAGGTGGTGCTGGCGAAGGTGGTCAGCCATGGGCAGGGTTCTTCTATCACACAGATGAAATCATGGAAATCACTGATGACGCCGTTTTCAGAATGAAAGTGTGGTCGCCACGTGCTGACATCAACGCAATGCTCAAGTTTGAGCTCAAGCAATTCCCTGATGTTGGTACTCCCGATATGTTTACCCCAATCACAGCGGCCAATCAGTGGGTAGAATTGGAATGGGATGTAAGTGGTGTAGACCGCACTGCGCCTTGGGATCGTGTTGTTGTTATCATGGATCTCGATGGTGGTGCTGGCGATGCCGGTGATAATTTTACCTGGTTCCTCGATGACTTCGAGTTTGATAATGGCTCTGCAACAAGCACAGAGCGCTACGCTGATGTCCCCCGTGATCTGCAGCTCATGCAGAATTACCCCAACCCTTTCAACCCGACAACAAACATCAGCTTCGCACTGCCCCAAAGCGGTCATGCGCAGCTTGAAGTGTTTGACATGTTAGGTCAGCGGGTTGCTGTACTTGTAAATGAGACCCTGTCCGCAGGTGCACATACAGCTGTTTTTGATGCCTCTAACCTTTCAAGTGGTGTGTATCTGTACCGCCTGCAGGCCGGCAATCAGGTGCAGACCCGTAAGCTTACCGTTGTGAAGTAA
- the metK gene encoding methionine adenosyltransferase: MKKLFTSESVSEGHPDKVADQISDAILDAMLDKDPDSRVAVETLVTTGLAVVAGEVRTNSYVDVQEIVRETIREIGYTKSSYRFDADSCGVISAIHQQSDDIAMGVDKNDKKDIGAGDQGMMFGYACKETETYMPLSIQLAHDLVRELSAIRKAGKIMTWLAPDSKSQVTIENDENGNPLRIDAIVLSTQHDDGISQEEIRREVKANLIEKVIPGNLLDADTKMFINPTGKFVIGGPHGDSGLTGRKIIVDTYGGHGAHGGGAFSGKDSTKVDRSAAYAARHIAKNIVAAELAENCLVQLAYAIGVVDPVSISVNTYGTGKVSDVELADAVSRVFDCTPSGIITRFGLNRPIFRPTAAYGHFGRAEFPWEQLDYTDKISNAL; encoded by the coding sequence ATGAAAAAACTATTTACCTCCGAGTCTGTTTCAGAAGGGCACCCGGATAAAGTTGCAGATCAGATTTCAGATGCCATTCTCGATGCCATGCTGGATAAGGACCCGGATTCAAGAGTCGCAGTCGAAACCCTTGTTACCACCGGCCTTGCCGTAGTTGCCGGTGAAGTACGAACCAACAGCTATGTGGACGTGCAGGAAATCGTACGCGAAACCATTCGTGAAATTGGCTACACCAAAAGCAGTTACCGGTTCGATGCAGACTCATGCGGGGTTATTTCGGCTATACATCAGCAAAGCGATGACATCGCAATGGGTGTGGATAAAAACGACAAGAAAGATATTGGTGCAGGCGATCAGGGGATGATGTTTGGATATGCCTGCAAAGAAACCGAAACCTATATGCCGCTGAGCATTCAGCTGGCGCATGACCTTGTGCGGGAATTATCTGCCATTCGTAAAGCCGGCAAAATCATGACCTGGCTGGCACCGGACAGCAAGAGTCAGGTGACCATCGAAAACGATGAAAACGGAAACCCGCTTCGTATCGATGCTATCGTGTTATCCACACAGCACGATGATGGCATTTCGCAGGAAGAAATTCGCCGCGAAGTAAAGGCCAATCTTATTGAAAAAGTAATCCCCGGGAATCTGCTCGATGCTGATACCAAAATGTTCATCAACCCTACCGGGAAATTTGTAATTGGCGGACCGCACGGCGATTCCGGCCTGACCGGCCGCAAAATTATTGTGGATACCTACGGCGGGCACGGGGCGCATGGTGGCGGTGCTTTCTCCGGGAAAGATTCCACCAAGGTGGACCGGTCGGCGGCCTATGCGGCACGTCATATTGCCAAGAACATTGTTGCGGCAGAGCTTGCTGAAAACTGCCTTGTTCAGCTCGCCTACGCTATCGGGGTTGTTGATCCGGTTTCCATATCTGTAAATACCTACGGTACAGGCAAGGTAAGCGATGTTGAGCTTGCTGATGCTGTAAGCCGCGTATTCGACTGCACCCCATCCGGGATCATCACACGCTTTGGTCTGAACCGCCCGATTTTCCGGCCCACTGCGGCTTACGGTCACTTTGGCCGCGCTGAATTCCCCTGGGAACAGTTGGATTACACCGATAAGATCAGCAACGCTTTGTAA
- a CDS encoding SusC/RagA family TonB-linked outer membrane protein, with the protein MGQTVTGTVVDAENNEPLIGVNIILQGTATGTTTDFDGNFSLSVPDLEGTLVFRYIGYVTQEIPLEGRTELTVRMREDTFMGSELVVVAYGIQQRSLVTGAISRIESAQIQQAAPLRVEQALQGRTAGVLVMQNSGQPGSGATVRIRGIGTTGDAEPLYVVDGMPVSGIDFLNPADIASIEVLKDASATAIYGARGANGVVMVTTNSGRPGDIQVSYNAYVGFQNPWRETDLLNAPDYMMIMNESYANDGRNIPFPDIDERIEAIGNGTNWQEEVFYYNAPLTNHSLAFSGGSETSTYVTSFSYRQQEGIVARGASNYERFTARINSDHTAGRLNYGTRVNYTRRTNRGIDPNEEFGGVMARVANIDPVTPVRNEDGSFAQSPFASQEVVNPVAAIDIINSRQQEDRLVGGAFGRFRLMDNLHIRSSFDVDLGFINNRAFTPEYDLGGNVSNATTIAFQEQVRLVTWQTSHVVQYDNSINLHDFSLLGGFELRDSRSEFLGGTRSDLSMPSFRHAWLSTGTDPDSQTNYGGLGLESIASYFTRVNYNYDGRYILEGVFRMDGSSKFGPDNRWAAFPAFSLGWVISRESFMSDFQNLSELRLRGGWGQNGSDNIGQFGFTPLITTHTGYAFGIDPVQVTGAYPGRIANTNLKWETSEQVSVGLEASFYDFKYFINLDYYQKQTKGLLLSAPIPAFIGNAAPIVNGGTVKNTGFELEAGVRDIVGNLNYDLTLTGSYNVNEITAINNEEGRLFGANVSTSMNSVAMAQVGFPIAFFWGFQTAGIFQTMEEIQNYVNAEGEMIQPNAQPGDLIFVDTNGDGQITDEDRVKIGNPYPDFTLGFNINLGWKNWDLNMFLYGAFGQDIYTGGTRRHDLNMPNWKGSVLDRWTPENTNTSHPRVTINDPNGNYARPSDFFIEDGSFVRLRNAAIGYTLPVELVNRIGARRMRLYASAQNLFTITGYSGHDPEIGSRGALDVGIDRNIYPQARTYMFGVNLDF; encoded by the coding sequence GTGGGACAAACAGTAACCGGAACCGTTGTCGACGCGGAGAATAATGAACCACTCATCGGGGTGAACATCATTCTTCAGGGTACCGCAACAGGTACAACTACAGATTTCGACGGAAATTTCTCACTCAGTGTCCCCGATCTTGAGGGTACACTTGTTTTCCGCTACATCGGCTATGTAACGCAGGAAATCCCGCTTGAAGGCCGCACCGAACTCACCGTTCGCATGCGCGAAGATACCTTCATGGGCAGCGAGCTTGTGGTCGTTGCCTACGGCATTCAGCAAAGAAGCCTGGTAACTGGTGCCATCTCACGCATTGAATCGGCGCAAATTCAGCAGGCGGCTCCGCTTCGCGTGGAACAGGCGCTGCAGGGCCGCACAGCCGGTGTTCTGGTCATGCAAAACTCAGGTCAGCCCGGCTCCGGTGCTACGGTTCGTATCCGCGGTATTGGTACAACCGGTGATGCCGAACCCCTATATGTGGTAGACGGTATGCCCGTATCAGGCATTGACTTCCTGAACCCCGCCGATATTGCTTCAATCGAAGTTCTCAAGGACGCCTCTGCAACCGCTATTTACGGTGCAAGAGGTGCAAACGGCGTGGTTATGGTAACCACTAATTCCGGCCGCCCGGGTGACATACAGGTATCCTACAACGCATACGTCGGTTTCCAAAACCCCTGGAGAGAAACAGACTTGCTTAATGCGCCGGATTACATGATGATCATGAATGAGAGCTATGCCAACGACGGGCGCAACATCCCCTTCCCGGATATTGATGAGCGTATTGAAGCCATCGGCAACGGCACCAACTGGCAGGAAGAAGTCTTTTACTACAACGCTCCGCTTACCAATCACAGCCTTGCGTTTTCGGGAGGCAGTGAAACTTCAACCTATGTAACGTCCTTTTCCTACCGTCAGCAGGAAGGTATCGTGGCCCGCGGCGCTTCCAACTACGAGCGCTTCACCGCACGTATCAACTCTGACCATACGGCTGGACGTCTTAATTACGGTACCCGCGTAAACTATACCCGCAGAACAAACCGCGGTATCGACCCCAACGAAGAATTCGGCGGCGTGATGGCACGGGTTGCCAATATTGACCCCGTAACCCCTGTTCGCAACGAAGACGGCTCGTTTGCGCAGTCTCCTTTTGCCTCTCAGGAAGTTGTAAACCCCGTTGCAGCTATCGATATCATCAACTCGCGCCAACAGGAAGACCGCCTGGTAGGGGGAGCTTTTGGCCGCTTCAGACTGATGGATAACCTGCACATCCGCTCATCTTTTGATGTGGATCTTGGCTTTATCAACAACCGCGCTTTTACACCCGAGTACGACCTGGGCGGAAACGTATCCAACGCAACAACCATCGCCTTTCAGGAGCAAGTGCGCCTTGTAACCTGGCAGACAAGCCATGTTGTTCAGTATGATAACAGCATAAACCTTCATGACTTCAGCCTCCTTGGTGGTTTTGAGCTGCGCGACAGCCGCAGCGAGTTCCTCGGCGGTACCCGCTCTGATCTCAGCATGCCTTCCTTCCGCCATGCATGGCTCTCAACCGGAACCGATCCGGACAGCCAAACCAACTACGGCGGCCTCGGGCTGGAGTCCATTGCTTCCTATTTCACCCGCGTAAACTACAACTATGACGGACGCTACATCCTCGAAGGGGTGTTCAGAATGGACGGCTCTTCCAAGTTTGGTCCCGATAACCGCTGGGCCGCATTCCCGGCCTTCTCGCTGGGCTGGGTGATCTCCCGTGAAAGCTTCATGTCAGACTTCCAAAACCTGAGCGAACTGCGCCTGCGCGGCGGCTGGGGGCAAAACGGAAGCGACAACATCGGGCAGTTTGGCTTCACCCCCCTCATTACCACACACACCGGCTACGCTTTCGGAATCGACCCCGTTCAGGTCACCGGCGCCTACCCGGGCCGTATTGCCAACACCAACCTGAAGTGGGAAACCTCCGAGCAGGTCAGCGTCGGGCTTGAAGCTTCATTCTATGACTTCAAATACTTCATCAACCTCGACTACTATCAGAAGCAAACCAAAGGCCTGTTGCTTTCGGCTCCCATCCCGGCCTTTATCGGTAACGCCGCGCCCATCGTGAACGGCGGAACCGTGAAAAACACCGGTTTCGAACTCGAAGCGGGTGTACGCGATATCGTAGGCAACCTGAACTACGACCTCACCCTAACGGGAAGCTACAATGTGAACGAGATCACGGCCATCAACAACGAAGAAGGCCGCCTGTTCGGGGCGAATGTTTCGACCTCTATGAACAGCGTTGCCATGGCGCAGGTTGGCTTCCCCATCGCATTCTTCTGGGGCTTTCAGACCGCCGGTATCTTCCAGACCATGGAAGAAATTCAGAACTACGTGAATGCCGAAGGCGAAATGATTCAGCCCAACGCACAGCCCGGTGACCTGATTTTTGTGGATACCAACGGCGACGGACAAATCACGGATGAAGACCGTGTCAAAATCGGAAACCCGTATCCAGATTTCACCCTCGGTTTCAACATCAACCTGGGCTGGAAAAACTGGGACCTCAATATGTTCCTGTACGGTGCCTTTGGCCAGGATATTTACACCGGTGGCACCCGTCGCCATGACCTGAACATGCCCAACTGGAAAGGTTCCGTACTCGACCGCTGGACGCCTGAGAACACCAACACTTCTCACCCGCGCGTCACCATCAACGATCCGAACGGCAATTACGCCCGCCCGTCTGATTTCTTCATCGAAGACGGCTCCTTCGTTCGCCTGCGCAATGCTGCCATCGGGTACACCCTGCCCGTTGAACTGGTGAACCGCATTGGTGCACGCCGCATGCGTCTGTATGCCTCAGCCCAAAACCTGTTTACCATCACCGGCTACTCAGGTCACGACCCGGAAATCGGTTCCCGCGGCGCACTCGATGTAGGTATCGACCGCAACATCTACCCGCAGGCCCGCACCTACATGTTTGGCGTAAACCTTGATTTTTAA
- a CDS encoding RagB/SusD family nutrient uptake outer membrane protein — protein MKKLITLFLFVSLPLLATGCMDGFLSHTPPVDRVQDNFYQTESDAEQALFAIYETLTFSHGRANDGFHPFDLVSNILSDDAHAGGSGTGDQPELLELNAHNISVNNGKALGLWSDRFTGIYRANLLIENINGIDFRNEETRAYFEAEARFLRALHYFDLVRFFGYVPLFTEPLVATDIRVQQADPGEVYEFIASELAELIPNLRSTIPNNELGRASTWAGKALLGRVFLYHRDYAVPVLGAAPLSVTEAEVLAHLEDVINNSGHTLLNNFASLWGKAGNNNNEALFSVQHTTNTFGDWGFLNGSIGNWASTMSGLRGVGFHPIYAQGWSFQPATSDLSNAFDRDNDSRYFVSILDPVAENVNHAADEMFQWQGYAFKKFYPRRPDTPSFNVEFNWPYNRPLFRFSDVLLMAAELGSPNAQQYFDQVRQRAYGANFVSIPATRENIMNERRLEFAGEGHRYWDLLRMGLDVAAERINAQAQAPEISINFRTERLGLLPIPQSEINLSDNTLQQNPGY, from the coding sequence ATGAAAAAATTAATAACCCTCTTTCTCTTTGTTTCACTGCCGCTACTGGCAACCGGCTGTATGGACGGCTTCCTGAGCCACACCCCGCCCGTAGATCGTGTTCAGGATAACTTCTATCAGACCGAGTCTGACGCCGAACAGGCCCTGTTTGCCATTTATGAAACCCTGACCTTCTCCCACGGCCGGGCCAACGATGGCTTTCATCCCTTCGACCTCGTTTCCAACATCCTGTCTGATGACGCCCACGCCGGGGGTTCCGGTACCGGTGATCAGCCCGAATTACTGGAACTGAATGCGCATAATATTTCCGTAAACAACGGCAAGGCCCTCGGCCTCTGGTCTGACCGTTTCACCGGCATTTACCGCGCAAACCTCCTCATTGAAAACATCAATGGGATTGATTTCAGAAATGAAGAAACACGTGCCTATTTCGAAGCTGAAGCCCGTTTTCTGCGTGCGCTGCACTACTTCGATCTGGTCCGCTTCTTCGGCTACGTTCCGCTCTTCACCGAGCCCCTCGTAGCAACCGACATCCGGGTGCAGCAGGCAGATCCGGGCGAAGTCTATGAATTCATCGCAAGTGAACTTGCTGAGCTCATCCCCAACCTGCGCTCCACTATTCCCAACAATGAGCTCGGGCGCGCCTCAACCTGGGCCGGCAAAGCCCTGTTAGGCCGCGTATTCCTGTACCATCGCGACTACGCGGTACCCGTACTGGGCGCAGCTCCGCTTTCGGTTACAGAAGCCGAAGTCCTCGCACATCTCGAAGATGTGATCAACAACAGCGGCCATACCTTGCTCAACAACTTTGCCTCACTTTGGGGTAAAGCGGGCAACAACAACAATGAAGCTCTGTTCTCGGTACAGCACACCACCAACACCTTTGGTGACTGGGGCTTCCTGAACGGCTCCATCGGCAACTGGGCCTCAACCATGAGCGGCCTTCGCGGCGTGGGCTTCCACCCCATTTACGCACAGGGATGGTCCTTTCAGCCGGCAACTTCCGATCTGAGCAACGCTTTCGACCGCGATAACGACAGCCGCTACTTCGTAAGCATTCTCGATCCGGTAGCTGAAAACGTCAATCACGCCGCGGACGAAATGTTTCAGTGGCAGGGTTATGCCTTCAAAAAGTTCTACCCGCGCCGTCCCGACACCCCGTCCTTCAACGTGGAATTCAACTGGCCCTACAACCGTCCGCTTTTCCGCTTCTCTGATGTACTTCTGATGGCCGCGGAGCTTGGCTCGCCCAACGCGCAACAGTACTTCGATCAGGTACGGCAGCGTGCATACGGCGCCAACTTCGTATCCATCCCCGCAACCCGCGAAAACATCATGAACGAGCGCCGCCTCGAGTTTGCCGGCGAAGGTCACCGCTACTGGGATCTCCTCCGCATGGGCCTCGACGTAGCCGCCGAGCGTATCAACGCACAGGCACAGGCCCCTGAAATTTCCATCAATTTCAGAACCGAGCGCCTCGGCTTACTCCCGATTCCGCAGTCAGAAATCAACCTTTCTGACAACACCTTGCAGC
- a CDS encoding metallophosphoesterase: protein MDNFVIFFVFYTMMLVVFGGMQYVVFQLYKRWFTYSFETERAQKTCLRIGYGVLFVGNLLFWPRFVIAYTYLHDSAFLQKFMVYPGGLYFAIIFLLFVFSTLIYAGRGIQHVMNYFKFAFGKTKPGNSSEQAQMAAGQSPELQPEPVPVPVSENVTSPEPTGISRRSFIRTAGAAAFGAPLLLTTGLSAATHRNYVISKNTLYFPNLPTGLEGLRLVHISDIHSGIFMNKRQIQEIYEIINSLNPNLVAITGDLVDTHITEIPNIRDTISMLKTDYGVFGCPGNHDHYASADALMDALADKPVSMLQNAHRELRINGEKLTMIGIDDAGEVGRDFADIEKAVRGSDPESFRILLSHRPHMFDDARAKDISLTLAGHTHGGQIGFNIAGLELYPIDWFHPYSRGHYTKEDRHLYVNVGVGLVGAPIRLVRPEITELTFTSNPALAGSVVMNA from the coding sequence ATGGATAACTTTGTCATCTTCTTTGTTTTTTATACCATGATGCTCGTCGTGTTTGGCGGAATGCAGTACGTGGTTTTTCAGCTTTACAAGCGTTGGTTTACCTACAGTTTTGAAACCGAAAGGGCACAGAAAACCTGTCTCCGCATTGGTTATGGCGTGCTGTTTGTCGGGAATCTGCTCTTTTGGCCGCGCTTTGTTATTGCATACACCTATCTGCATGATTCGGCTTTTCTGCAGAAATTTATGGTCTATCCCGGCGGACTTTATTTCGCCATCATCTTCCTGCTGTTTGTCTTTAGCACACTAATTTATGCCGGGCGCGGCATACAGCATGTGATGAATTACTTCAAATTTGCTTTCGGAAAAACCAAACCCGGCAATAGTTCTGAACAAGCTCAAATGGCAGCCGGTCAGTCACCGGAGCTGCAGCCTGAACCGGTTCCGGTGCCGGTATCCGAAAACGTAACTTCACCGGAGCCCACAGGCATAAGCCGGCGGTCATTCATCCGTACAGCCGGAGCCGCAGCTTTTGGTGCACCCCTGCTGCTTACTACCGGTCTCTCCGCGGCAACGCACCGGAACTATGTGATCAGCAAGAATACCCTGTATTTTCCGAATCTGCCTACCGGACTCGAAGGACTCAGGCTGGTCCATATCAGCGATATTCACTCAGGTATCTTCATGAACAAACGACAGATACAGGAGATCTATGAAATCATCAACAGCCTGAACCCAAACCTTGTTGCCATTACCGGTGATCTTGTAGATACGCACATTACCGAAATTCCGAACATCCGGGATACCATATCTATGCTGAAGACAGATTACGGGGTTTTTGGGTGTCCTGGGAATCATGATCACTATGCTTCCGCGGATGCCTTGATGGATGCGCTTGCGGATAAACCTGTCAGCATGCTTCAGAATGCACATCGCGAACTGCGTATCAACGGAGAGAAATTAACCATGATTGGCATTGATGATGCCGGTGAAGTCGGGCGTGATTTTGCCGATATCGAAAAAGCCGTCAGAGGGAGTGACCCGGAGAGTTTCAGGATTTTGCTGTCACACCGGCCGCATATGTTTGATGACGCCCGTGCCAAAGACATCAGCCTGACGCTTGCCGGGCATACACACGGCGGGCAAATCGGCTTCAATATAGCGGGACTCGAGCTTTATCCGATTGATTGGTTTCATCCCTATTCCCGCGGTCATTATACCAAAGAAGACCGGCACCTTTATGTGAATGTCGGAGTAGGTCTTGTGGGTGCACCAATTCGCCTTGTGCGTCCGGAGATAACGGAGCTCACCTTTACTTCGAACCCAGCGCTTGCGGGTTCTGTGGTGATGAATGCCTGA
- a CDS encoding type II toxin-antitoxin system RelE family toxin: MTWRVEFDNRARKELRKLDVATQDRILKWMRDNLSTDNDPQRMGSSLKGRMKGLWRYRVNDYRIICQIQDDKVLILVVRIGHRRDIYDKK, encoded by the coding sequence ATGACCTGGAGGGTTGAGTTTGATAACCGCGCTCGAAAAGAGCTCCGGAAATTAGACGTTGCAACACAGGATAGAATTCTGAAATGGATGCGTGATAATTTGTCAACTGACAACGATCCACAAAGAATGGGGAGTTCTCTTAAAGGGCGGATGAAAGGGTTATGGCGCTACCGGGTCAATGATTATCGGATTATCTGCCAAATTCAGGATGATAAAGTGCTCATTTTGGTTGTTCGGATTGGGCATAGAAGAGATATTTACGATAAGAAGTAG